Genomic window (Bradyrhizobium sp. 186):
GGCCGACGCAGCGCCGGCGATCAGGGCTATCAGTCCAAAGGCCATCATCAGCTGTCCCGCTCCCTTCGAGCGGTTAGAGGCACTCGCCCCAACCATCGGCGCCCGGACGACCCGGAAGCCTTATGAATTCAGAAAGCGACGATCGGCGGCGCATCGCCGCCGATCGTATTGGTCGTCTTAGCGAATGACGTAGGGCAGCAGGCCCAGGAACCGCGCGCGCTTGATGGCGCGGGCGAGCTCACGCTGCTTTTTCGCGGACACCGCGGTGATGCGGCTCGGCACGATCTTGCCGCGCTCGGAGACGTAGCGCATCAACAGCTTGGAGTCCTTGTAGTCGATCTTCGGAGCATTCGCGCCCGTGAACGGGCAGCTCTTGCGGCGACGGAAAAACGGACGGCGTGCACCAGCTTCAGCCATTGATCTTACTCCGCGTCCGTCGTGGTGGTGGTGGTTTCAGCTTCGTCGCGCGGACGACGCGGGCCGCGATCACCGCGGAAGCCGCCGTCGCGATCACCACCGCGGAAACCGCCCTCGCGGTCGCCACGGAAGCCGCCTTCACGCTCGCCGCGGAAGCCGCCGCCACGATCATCACGCTCGCGATCGCGATCGGCCTTGCGCATCATCGCGGACGGGCCTTCCTCCAGCTCTTCGACGCGGACGCTGAGATAGCGGATCACGTCCTCGCTGATGCGCTCCTGGCGCTCGACCTCGGCGATCGCCGCGGATGGCGCGTCGATGTTGAGCAGCACGAAGTGCGCCTTGCGGTTCTTGTTCATGCGGTAGGTGAGGGAGCGTACGCCCCAATTCTCGGTCTTGGTGATCTTGCCGCCGAGACCTTCGACAATGCCGGTCATCTGTGCGGTCAGCTCTTCGACCTGCTGCGTGCTCGCGTCCTGACGCGCGAGAAAAACATGCTCATAAAGAGGCATGGGTGTCCTTTCCTCATGTTGGCGCATCGCCCGGCGTCAAGCCCTTAAGAGACCTTCGGAAAGGACTCTGGGATTAAGCTCAGAAGGCGGAAACACGGGACGACGGGCCGACTGGCCCTGCCACACCAAAATCACGAGTGACTTGCTGAGGCCGTCCGTTCAGCTCCCGGCCGGGGTCTGCGGATGGCGCGCTTATACGGATTTTGGCTGACTTGGCAAGGTTGCAGGGCCAAATTTGAGCCCGAATGGTCGGAATGCGGGCCCATCAGAGCCGAAGCGCTTGATTTATTTGTTTGTATATCATACAAATAAATCAAGGGAGGAGCATGATGGCGAAAAGATCCGTCCATGCGCCATTTGAGGCGACGGCAGGCGACCCCAGGCATGCCGCGCGTGCCACGCGCTCAGCCGGCCGCAAGACACGTTCGCTGCTGCTAGATGCGGCGAGCCCACTGTTCAAGGAACGGGGGGTGTCCGGCGCCTCGATCGCCGACATCGCGACCGCCGCCAACGCATTCCCTAGCCAGATTACCTATTACTTCCGCAGCAAGGAGGCGCTGTTCGTTGAATGCGCCTGCCGCGATCTGCTGTATCTGGCGCGCGCGACCGAGCAGGCGGCGTTGAAGGCGCGCTCGCCGCAGGAGTATACCCACGCTCTTGCCGAGACGGTGACGGCGAGCGATTCGGTCGCCTTCTTCGCCGAGGCGCTGACGCTGACACGGCGGCGCCCGGATCTGGCGCCGTTGGTCGAGCGCACCATCGAACGCCTGCACGCCGAAGGCGCGCGGGCCTATGCGAGCCAGGTCGCGCGGCATGGCTGGCGCTCCTTGCGCGCCCCCGACGAGAGTTCTCGTAGGTTCTGGGCCGTCGCCATCGGCGTCATCCTCGAAGGCTGCGCCATGGGCCGTTCGCCGGACGAACTATGCGCAGAGATGCTGCGCGTGCTCGGCGAGCAGGCCAAATTCACCAGCGACGCCGCGCGCCTGCGCCTCGTCGACGACCGCGACGCTTCAACCATTGCGGATGGGGAGAGTTAGGCCATGACGGCACTTCGCATGCGTGCCCGCGATTTCCTGACCGACGATCAACTCGTCGACGTGCGTCAGCGCGTGACCTGGAAGGGCGTGGCGCTGATCGCGCACGCCTGGGCGCTGATCATCGGTGCAATTGCGCTGGTCGCGTGGTGGCCCAATCCGCTCACCTACATTTTTGCCGTTGCCGTCATCGGCTCGCGGCAGCTCGGGCTTGTGATCCTCATGCATGACGGCGCACATGGATGCCTGTCGGCCGACGAGAAGACCAACCTGACGCTGAGCCAGTGGTTCTGCGCCTATCCGATCTTCGCGGAGACACGCGCCTATCGCCGCTATCATTTGCAGCATCACGCGCGTACGCAGCAGGAGGACGATCCCGACCTCGTGCTGTCGGCGCCGTTTCCGATTACCAGGCTGAGCTACCGC
Coding sequences:
- a CDS encoding TetR/AcrR family transcriptional regulator C-terminal domain-containing protein; this translates as MAKRSVHAPFEATAGDPRHAARATRSAGRKTRSLLLDAASPLFKERGVSGASIADIATAANAFPSQITYYFRSKEALFVECACRDLLYLARATEQAALKARSPQEYTHALAETVTASDSVAFFAEALTLTRRRPDLAPLVERTIERLHAEGARAYASQVARHGWRSLRAPDESSRRFWAVAIGVILEGCAMGRSPDELCAEMLRVLGEQAKFTSDAARLRLVDDRDASTIADGES
- the rpsR gene encoding 30S ribosomal protein S18; protein product: MAEAGARRPFFRRRKSCPFTGANAPKIDYKDSKLLMRYVSERGKIVPSRITAVSAKKQRELARAIKRARFLGLLPYVIR
- the rpsF gene encoding 30S ribosomal protein S6, which translates into the protein MPLYEHVFLARQDASTQQVEELTAQMTGIVEGLGGKITKTENWGVRSLTYRMNKNRKAHFVLLNIDAPSAAIAEVERQERISEDVIRYLSVRVEELEEGPSAMMRKADRDRERDDRGGGFRGEREGGFRGDREGGFRGGDRDGGFRGDRGPRRPRDEAETTTTTTDAE